The Centroberyx gerrardi isolate f3 chromosome 13, fCenGer3.hap1.cur.20231027, whole genome shotgun sequence genome contains the following window.
TTTACAGTGAATATTCTTGGGCTGAACGCCAAAAAAAATGATCTCTACTACtagagaaaacaacaaacattttaatttacttCAATTTCACCCAAGGGGCACATAGACCAAGAAATAGTGTTTTTAATCacaaagtaaataaaacaaatacaaagaaacaaaagaaagataCAAAAACTAGGACCACAATGGGGACAAACCAAATATTGCCCCCAACCACCACTGCAACAAAACAGCCTAATTACAGAGGAAACGCTAACGACCACTAATGTGTCTGTACAGCCTTTCAAATTTCCTGAATCATATCCAAGCCTAAGGATAACACACTCTATTCTCTTTCACTCAccactcctcctctgtctccctccatgAACTGGACGATGCGAGCAGAGTATTTGTCCCACAGGTAGATGTGTCCGCAGTCGCTGCCGCTGACCACAAACTCACTGCACGGCCCGTAGAAGTTCACCCCCTTCACTGTGAGAGACGATGGAAGACGATTATACAGAGTGAGAGAATTTTTTTCATGGTTATGTTCGATGGAAACAATGCAATATGCACATTCCCCAAAACACTGAGAGTATAACATTTAGTGCTCAGACTACCGTGTGTTACAAGCTGAACTTATTTCAATGTTTAGGTAAAAGAGTGCTGCATTTCCAATGGGGTTTCACTAGTCAAATGTTAGGAGCAGGAGTAATGATCAACCATCAGCCAAATTATTCTGAAATTGtcctgtggctggtaagtttgtcagCTGTACTAGCAAATTTCATAGGTAACCAGCCGCTGTCCGGCAGTTCTTTTCTGTTCTAAGGAACAGACTGGTTGATTAAACGGTAAGCGGTGGGTGGATTTTGAAAACCACAAGGCACCGGCACTGGCTGGTAGATGAAAAAGTcagtttcctgccctgctgcCCTGCTTCTAACATCTGCGATTTGGCTGTGGTGTATGTACCTAAAGCTTTGTGTGGTGTATAGAACTAAagctttgaaaaacaaaattacacTGGTTTATCTTTGTAATACATTAATGCTGTAATTGTACTTTTCTGGTGGTTCTTGTGcatcaaaataatcataataGCAATCCAATGTAATAGCAATCAAGATGGcctgtgccacacacacacacatacacatacacaccatccCCCCACCTGTGGCATTATTGCGGTGTCCCTTGTATCTCCTGCGATAGTCAGCCCCGTCACTGTGGCTGGAGTCAAACAGGTAGATGTCCTCGTCATTGTAACTGGCCAGGAGCTCTGGGCAGACAAAGAAACACTTACTGATGCTTGTTGAAGATGAATACTAGCCAGACCGAGGTCAAACAGTCAATTGCTTTGTTTGCTTTAATACTTGGAGTACCAGAAAGGTGTGTTTTATCACATACTGATGATTCAGATAAGTTCAGCTAGGTTGTGAATCTTACAACCTCACTAAAATgacttgaataaataaaattccTGCAAATCAATAAACGTAAATAAATTCCTATGACTGGCTAAAATTTCTGGCACTAAACCTGACCCATCTGGCGCTCTGGGCAGATAAGGGCAAACAAACACTATGAATTATTTGCAAACCCATGTCTGGTATTCACTGAGAACAGACCTGAGTCTATTTGTGAGCCACTGATATTGCATGGTGGTTGCATCAGGAGGGCTAGAGTTTTGGCACTTTTGAGATAATAACATTAGTTGACAACTCCATGAAAAACATTGGATAAAGTAGTGTAATCATTTTCAATTAAGCTGTCTAAAACCTGTTTCTTACAAAGTGAATAGTTAAATAAGGACACAGTCTAATCAAATTGAATTcaaataaatattaataattgGTACACTCAAGTCTAATCCATGTTACAAGGGAGGTTTGCTTTGCTGGGGATGAAACCATGCAATAGgcaattaaattatttttgtaCACACTGCATGCAGGTCAATCCATTTATTTCCTTAAGCTACCGGTATACATATCAGGATATTTTGACGATTCACGATATGCGTCACAATatgtttcattttgcttttgttaCTGAAAAGTTCAACCCAAATGATAATAGTAGTCTGTTTGCAGACTTTAAAGAAAGCATAtgccaacaagaaaaaaaatgttgacctTATTAAACACAAGTCAAAGAATAACTTAACCAAGACCGTCAGGATTGGTCAAAGtatgaatgatgaacttgaaTTTCAAAAGACTTCCAGTCACGAATGAAAGTCAAAGTAAAACTCAAATAGGGCTCTGAAGTACAACCACACTATTAATCACTTGCTGTAGTTATATCTTTGATTTGCTATTTTCTTGTAGCAGTCCAACTGCAGGTGTGAAATTGtggtttcagaaaaaaaaaatttgaggGGCAACAAGGGTCAACCACCATGTGCAATCTACTGAAACTTTTATTTTCAACTGTTTTGATAGAGACCATCCTAGGTAAAACATTACAGCATCCATTACCTCTTGccaacttttgtttttctttcttcaggCTACTAGGAAAGTTGCGCAGTGACTTGTTGGGTAAAACCAGTGAATGTAAACGGCTATGGTGAAATGTATGAATGGAAAATACGCATTACATACAGGCTACTATGATATATCACTAAGTCCATAATCTCTCTGTGACGGCAAATTGTGACAAAACTGGATGTAAGATCACCATATACTAAACCCCCTGCAGGAAAGCTAAGAGTGAATGTGTTTATAGGGGTACCGGTGTTTTTACCTGTGCCGTCGTGACTGTACACCAGGCAGGTTATGTTGGTTTTGGACTCACTGGACACCAGATGAGATGGACAAAACTTTTTCAGCACACCATTGTTATCGTTCTCATTAATCTTCCTCTGGTCATAGATCCTAACAAGAGtgagaagaaggaaagaaagtaagaaaaaagaaaaatggaagaaTAAGATCTAAGAGATGTGCCaaggaaaaatatcaaatattttcATAGTTTTCCATTTGCATTAATCATAGCATAATCAGCTTCAGAACTGCAACCTGGGTCTTACCTGACATACtgatctctccctcccacagcAAAGTGGTGTGTGTTGGCCGGGTTGACGAAGATGGTGTACAGCCCGACTTTTTTATCTCCCTCCTTCACAACCACCAGTTTACTGCCACACGGAGGTCACAAGAGAACACAATGGGAAACAGGTTAGCTGATATAatcacttaaaaaaacaaccaaaaaaaaactatggAACATAGTGTGCGTGTCTGGGTTAGTGtcatttcactttcaattcagcatttaaattgaaagtgaaagtCACAGAACAAAGACAGAGCCTTCATGATTATAATACTGTGATAATAATGCGATTCCCATGGGTAAATTCTCTTTTTGACTACCCCCCTcaacagggaggtcagaggtcacggtcaGCTGCAAAACGGGTTTGCCGACCCGGGTCCCGCTTGAACCTGGCTCTCCTGGTGGAAACGTGGTCCCCCTACTCACTACACCATCCTGCTGCCCGTtctcaattatttattttatagatCGGACGCAAGAAGCTTTTAATTGTCTGTCagtgtttgaattttgaagaaactCCACTTCCTGAGGTGACTGAACTGAAACTTAATTAACCCCAACCCTGGTGTGTTATCACTCACTTGGCGGGTCGGTCTAGACGCAAGTCAATACCAAACACCACAGCATCCTCTCCAGCTGATAGAAAGGAGCAGGGGGAGTCTGGCTCCAGGGCCAGCTGAaatacaaacgcacacaaacacactcaggcGAGAGACAGAGTATTTCATCATCTGGCTATCAGAGTCGTGCAGCAAAACACTGTATATCATCTGTACCACAGCTGCAATTTATGGCATAAACTCCCTCACACTCAGTCACACTCACCTTATGTGCTGCCCCTTTATGCTGTGCTACCCTCTTGGTGTTCTTGCAGCGCTGGGTGGCAGAGAGCTCGGCCACTCTGATTTGTCCGTCTCGAGCACACATGGCCAAGGTGGAGTCTCCACTGTGGGGCAGGAACTTAGCCTGAGGCAGACAAAAGACTTTCACTTTGCATTCCTAAGCGCAATTGTTCACTTTATCTGCGTCACTGTCTTGACTTGCAAAGGTTTTATGGAAATGATTCAAGAAGAAAATCTCTTGATCATTTGCCTAAACCTTGACTGAGATTAAATTACATCTGAGCTTTAATTCATCAATCCATTTAAGCAAGATTCACAATTTTCATTACCTCTGGTGGGTTTAATTTCTCCCACCATTAATCAACTATATTGCCATACTCAGAGATGTGGTTGTTTTCTCCCCAGATCTCAGAATTTTAAAATACACAGGAATTCCTAAAGGCATGTGAATTAATCTCTAAATTGAGATTTGGGCCTCCTTTTTTCCCATCCATGCATTATAATCTGCTTCCTCCCTTTGCCTCACCTGAAAGACATTGCTCTTGTGGCCGCTGTCAAACTCCAGCTCGGCGCGGCGAATGGCCCAGTCCCAGATCACCACTCGCAGGTCATCGCTGCCTGAAGCCAGGCGCGTGCCTGAGGGGTTGAAGTGCAGTGTGTTGACGCAGCCCGTGTGCCTCTCCAGGCGGCCCTGGAGCTCCAGCCTCTGCACCAGACCGCGGGCGCCGCACACACGCCTCACAAACTGGTGCGACTCCCTGCCGATCTCCCTGGAGCGCAGCGAGGGTACTGCCCGCCATGTGGGGCCGCGCAGGTCACGAAGCTCCGCTCCCAGCCAGGCCTCCATGGCCtgctcatcctcttcctcctcttcgtggtcttcttcttcctcctcatcctcgtcctcaTCTGAGCTGGAGGAGTGGTTGGTGCCACCGCCAGGTCTGTTCCGCTTTCTAGCagccctcttccctccatccttttcctttgctctctctcttctgcctccctcactctctctttcgcCATCCTCAGTCAGGGAGTAGAGGCCGCTGCCATCCATGCTGTCTgtatcttcttcctcctcctctccctctccgcctgcccctgtctctccctccacatcTGGCATAGGCTTGTCTCCAGACGCCTCTCCTGCCTCTTTGGGAGCTACAGAAGTAGCGAAAGCCAGAGCCAAAGATTATAAGGTTTGGCAAAGCTGTCTCATCAGAAGAAACAATAAAGGGTGCACAATTTCTTTTTACAATGATAGAGCAGCATGTGCATAAATATGAAGTGTTTATTATTGGGTTTATCAAACTATAGCATAATgtgagaaaggaaagagaggaacacCCACAATGTTAGGATTACCCAGTGAAGAAAACATGTAAACATTTATGAAATAGAGTAAAGCTCTTATCATAAGCAACAATGTGAGCAGCATAAGCTTCAAAGGCAACGAAAAGTCAGGGAAAGTGAGGTTACCAGCTTGAGAGGAAGCCTGTGTTTGTCCCTCTTTGCTTCCAGAGGCATCCCCCTCAGCGTGTCTCTCCTCCCCTGGTTCTTGATCTTCAGAGCCACCTAGTAAAACCACACAAATCTTCTGAATAACTGACAGGGCTAACGAGTAGAATAAAAGCGTACACAAGTATGGTCAGTATTAACGGTCAGTCACTTGCAAGGACTGTCTGAGCCCGTACCGTTAAGCACACTGGATTTGCCGTCCGTCTCGGCCATCCCGTCTGCTTTGTCCTACCTCGACCCGAAGGAGAGCCTTTGAgtgtcacacacaaaaaaacagcgATACTTCGGTCGTTAGTTAGCCACCTACTGCACTTGACAGGCGCTCGAGTCAAGAAACGACAACCTGTGTGCATAAATAAGCGGACATCTTTAACGTTACATGCACTGGCTGAGCTGTGTCCACTAACGCCGCCGCACAGTGCGCAGTGGGACAAACCTGTTTATCTGAGCAGCTGTCAAACTAACGGGCAGACTAATTTTACTGTCCAGCGCAGCGAGCAACAATGCTATCAAAACCAACTCGCTTGCTGCCTAAGCTTACAGGCCTTGTTAATGCCTTATTTTGGTTTGAGATGTTTAGTAGTGCACTGTCCTCTGTAAAAAACTGGTGGACTGCTCGATTACCTTACACTTctattaacgttagctaacgctGACTAGCACATATAAGACTAGCAAATCAACCCTGTCAGTGCTGGATAGCTAGCaaacagctaacgttagttgtCAACAAAGCGAGCGAGCAACTAGCATTGCTTGCAGTAacctagtagctaactagcatAGCTAGCGTTACCTCTTCTCGAAGGCCCGACGAGGCGTACTTCTTAGTTTAGTCCTAATCTTTATTGCAGATTTATTGTCTTCACCTCACTACTTAGCGGGTGAGCTAAGTGCCTCGAATAGAAAATATCTGACGGAAAGCACACGACATTAGGGACGCGTGCATAAAGCTTTTTGGAAAAATAGACTATGAAGCAAGCTAGCTGCGTTTCCACAGGGGTGACTGCTCCGGTCTGTTTATGTTTTGACGGTTCAGCTTCTTTTTTCACGACTCCGTTTCCGGCGTGCACGCTTCGTTTTGTCTTTGTCCGGAAGTTTGCGTGTGAGAAGAGCAGAAATATACAGGCTGCTATCCGCTGCTCATCGCCTAAACTTCATCTTTCCTACCCGTTACCTAAACTCAACCCTCACCTTGAAGGGATAACCTTATTTTTTGCAATTTTAATCTGTTGTTTATCCTGCTcacacagaggaggggaggtcACAAAGTGGAGAGGGTCCCTCAGGGAGAAACagatatattatattattcacTACCAATTTCCTACCAATTACCTATTATACCTATCACACAAATTCCAACCAAAATGTACCCCCACCTTACAGGAATTGCCTACgttcacattttgaattttaaccTGTGATTTACCTTGGCCATCCAGTTATAACGAGGAAGTAAAAGGTTCTGTTTTCGACTGCAAAATAAACTGCCATTACACATTTCCTGCAAATGGTACCCATTAGTTTCAATGAGAATTGATAACAACATCAATGAGTCGTTTTTAGGTAAGTGAGGGGCAAGTTGAGAAACCTTTCTACCactgatatataatatatacagtatgtgcctaCAGGTAAAATTTTAAATGTCAGTGTAGGCtatccctttaaaaaaaaaaatccattccaTAAAGTAAGTATGGCGCCCTCTGTTGAAACCGGCTGTCAGCCTACAGTCTGATTTCCCTTCACTGCAACAAATTACAGAGATTTTTTCACCCTAGATTTGTTGAACTGAAATGTTGATACAAACACTGGGCAGTAAATGCTAATCATGACTTCTACATGTATGTGATGGCTGTAAATGatttgtaaataaatctgacctgcattttgagttatgatggttTATaaaagttgagaaaaaaaaagaattttccattttcaaatcAAACACTCAAAGAACCTGATTTCTATACATCCAATCCCAATGCCTAATATTGTGACATTATGGCATAATATGACATTCATCAACACAGACAAGTTTATTTGATCCACAAGTAATCATAAACAATAAATTGTGCCAAATAAGATTAAAAGCTAATCATTTAATAGATAGCAAGATTGTCTGATCCAtgacaaaacaaatttaaacagacaaaaacaaacaaaccaacaaaaaaacTGAATAATCATAAACATCAGCATCCATCATTTTTGCTGAGTGGCAACATTGGACCTGGGCATTGGGCATTGGCCTGGGAAAGTGAGAAGAACTGGGCTGTAAGGATATAATTTTCTTTTTGTAATGAATCTGATTCATATTATTACATCTTCGAAATCTTAGCCCTATAACCAGACCTGGGCCAAATAGCATTTCCAAATACTTGTAATGTTTATTGTAACTGACTTTTACTGGTTTGTTTTTGGCATGCACAGGTCACATGGGTTTGCTGCATAAGACAATACAATGATTGCCATAAAGTATGTTTTATTTGACAGTCAATTTAGTGTATTTTCCTGCAATTGAAAACATACTTAAGTTGACACTACCCAAATTGTCCTAATTTGTTGAATGGAACCCATCTGGTACTGAGCAGATTAAAACACTATAAAACAGTTAAGTACAGTTATGTGCAGCTTGACCCAGGCCTACCTATTGTATTGCAGGTTTTCCTTCATAGATGACGTGCAGTAATAAACACATAACCTACTTACACTTGATACAGGCTGAAGTTCATGAACCTGATCAGTTTGCATGGGAAACATCTGGGCAACAAGATGGGATCCCACAGCTTCCTTCCTGTGTTTATCTCCTAGCCCACCCTGCTTTAATGACAGTGAAAACCCCGTATCAGGGCACTTCCAGCAGGatgtcactgtctctgtctctgctgtgggCCATCTCTCCATTCTTTTATATCTGTTTATACTTGGGATTCTACAGAAACACAGGGATCTCAGATTTCCAGCACACAGTCCTCAAGACTGAGATTTAAGACCATAGTCACCGTTCAAAGCTGCTTAATCCACATGGAATGTCAGCTGAGAGAGGGAGCCTTGTGGGGGAGATAGATTACTGTTCAACACCTACAGCTTTTGCAGAATAAATTGAAATATATGtaaaagataaaatgaaacataTATCCATTCTCTAGATTTGAGAACTGTAGACTATGTGAAATCATAAGTTTATTGGCTCATATACTTGAAGCCAAAAGACAAAAACctctttcaaattaaaaaagaaatgccCATATCTATTCTGTAGTCCATTTGAATAACGCCATACAGACATTGGAATTAAACAAATCTAtccatacatttttaaaatcccATTGACAGACTGTTTGACTCTTCCCTTACGAAAAGGAGCTACAGTAGGCTAATAattttttagaaggatactcaaaaaaaactacaagtccctataggaatattataggaataacaTAGTGATACCTTGAGagataaagtaaaaaaataaataaaaataaataaaaacccaTTAAATATGATGAGGTCGCTATAATTCACTACTATATAGCCTACCAGAGATACACAATAAGTctctacaggaatattatagtgatttttgaTTGGGTTATGATCCATCTCTATAGAAATATTAGTAAGAGGAATAGGCCTAACAGTGATTTTTATCACTGTGGAAACATTacagaagaaggaagaggaagttAATGGTGAGAGGGGGTTTCACAGCAGCCAGCCCCGAGTGAAGAGCGCTCATAAGCTGCAGCAGCTCTCACGCTCCTCCAGTGGCGATGCTGGAGTCCGGAGAGACGGCGAGCGGACTGGCGCACTTTCTGCATCCTCTCAGAGGGCTCGGATACAGCTTACCATGCCGTGCACAGGTCTAAAGTAGGGATAaaagttggtgtttttttttttaacattagcCTGCTGTTTTCATCGTTGTCTGACACCATGGAGTACTGGAGGCAGTGCGCGCTGTGGCTGATCAGCTGCAACGTGCTTCCAGCGAACCACCGGGTGACTGCGGATATGGCGCAGGTGTTCGACTTGGCGCAAACCCTGCGGGACGGGGTGCTGCTGTGCCAGCTGCTGAACAACCTCAGACCTCACACCATCAACCTGAAGGAGATTAATCTCAGACCACAGATGTCACAGGTAGCGGGACTTTTCATTGTTGCGTTTCAAAGTAGCCTAATTGACTCCGATGTGTAGGCTACAGCAGAGGAAATGCTTAATGCtagaatacattttagaagtttaactttatttaacagggaccaccctacaataaaaacataaacctCCAAAAAGTCTGATGCACTGTAGCCTACTGACATATAGCTAGACAGCTAATTTCAATCCCCAGATTAACAAAAATCCATTGCATATACATATAGCCCACACAACGACAAATCTTCAAAAATAGGATGAAATATACATAAACTACAACAAACATTAGCCTACATGAAATTGCAAGGCTGTGTAGGCTATATAAAACCGcagacatttacattacatactGCAAGTGAAGTCTATCCGTTCCattaaaattaatttgaaattgTGCACTTAATGCCTGCATGATTGGTTTGCTTTTAACCATTTTTTCTTTAGCATCACTAAGAAACAGTGTAGCCTAAATCTGAAGTTTTGAAGTGACAAGGCATGGAGTTCCAGTTTTTAGTTGTCTTTATGGAGAAAGCTGACTGAGCATGTTTTGGACCTGCTATGCCATGctatatcacagcaaaactatcaGTCTGCATGAGAGTATTGTGTTAAAAATCAAGTGTGCCATGTGTTTATAGCTATAAGCCCACATCTATCAGAGGTAATTTAACACTTGTCATTTGGACACCCGCCCATGCAGATCCATGTCAGCTCTATTAGTGGACAAACTCTCCAGTCAACACtggtcaactccaaataatccTCACTGAAAAATCACCACTCATGAACACTGGTAACTATGTTGTGTTCGTGACTTTTAGGATGATTTGAAGCCACGATTTGGCATCATGGCTGATTTTCAAGATAGGACCAAAGCCACGCTACAGGAGATAAACATACCATgaagtacgataaggtcactacgAACTCACTATTGACCACCACTAGAAGTCCCTGTTGCAATATCACAGGGATAGTAAAGAGATTTTTCCTTAATACATCTATCTCACCTACAATTAAAAATGAACAGTTTTAGACATAGGCTATAGTCATTCCAAAGAAGTCGTTTTTGTTTGAACGCAAAGATGTTGGTATGAGATTTGAGTTtaggtttttttgttgttgtttttgtttaggCTATTCCATGATTTCACAATAGGCCAGCTAGAATTGTCTTTCAGGAGTTGCAGCCTAT
Protein-coding sequences here:
- the dcaf8 gene encoding DDB1- and CUL4-associated factor 8, with the translated sequence MAETDGKSSVLNGGSEDQEPGEERHAEGDASGSKEGQTQASSQAAPKEAGEASGDKPMPDVEGETGAGGEGEEEEEDTDSMDGSGLYSLTEDGERESEGGRRERAKEKDGGKRAARKRNRPGGGTNHSSSSDEDEDEEEEEDHEEEEEDEQAMEAWLGAELRDLRGPTWRAVPSLRSREIGRESHQFVRRVCGARGLVQRLELQGRLERHTGCVNTLHFNPSGTRLASGSDDLRVVIWDWAIRRAELEFDSGHKSNVFQAKFLPHSGDSTLAMCARDGQIRVAELSATQRCKNTKRVAQHKGAAHKLALEPDSPCSFLSAGEDAVVFGIDLRLDRPANKLVVVKEGDKKVGLYTIFVNPANTHHFAVGGRDQYVRIYDQRKINENDNNGVLKKFCPSHLVSSESKTNITCLVYSHDGTELLASYNDEDIYLFDSSHSDGADYRRRYKGHRNNATVKGVNFYGPCSEFVVSGSDCGHIYLWDKYSARIVQFMEGDRGGVVNCLEPHPHLPGMATSGLDHDVKLWAPTAENPTGLKGLKEVMKKNKRERDEDSVRHGDQYDTQLLWFLMRHMRNRRPQRARREGGEGDTDESWSSPDSSDEEDGGPDHVQCMSS